One genomic window of Polyangium aurulentum includes the following:
- the tsaE gene encoding tRNA (adenosine(37)-N6)-threonylcarbamoyltransferase complex ATPase subunit type 1 TsaE yields the protein MATVVPLPTRRATIRLARALAAALGPGDLVILSGDLGAGKTFFTRALCRALGVPAEEPITSPTFTLIHEHAARLPVAHADLYRLADEDELGHLGLRDRRGEGAVLIVEWGAPFEGALGGDALHIAIAVSAAGERSARLDASGPRGREVLASMLAGTGSLAGA from the coding sequence TTGGCGACGGTCGTTCCGCTCCCCACCCGCCGCGCGACGATCCGGCTCGCCCGCGCCCTCGCCGCGGCCCTCGGCCCCGGCGATCTCGTGATCTTGTCGGGCGATCTCGGCGCCGGAAAGACCTTCTTCACCCGCGCCCTCTGCCGCGCGCTCGGCGTGCCCGCCGAGGAGCCCATCACGAGCCCCACCTTCACCCTCATCCACGAGCACGCGGCCCGGCTCCCCGTCGCCCACGCGGACCTCTACCGCCTCGCGGACGAGGACGAGCTCGGGCACCTCGGCTTGCGTGACCGGCGCGGCGAGGGCGCGGTCCTGATTGTCGAGTGGGGCGCTCCCTTCGAGGGGGCGCTCGGCGGCGACGCGCTCCACATCGCCATCGCGGTCTCCGCCGCGGGCGAGCGCAGCGCGCGGCTCGACGCGAGCGGGCCGCGGGGGCGCGAGGTGCTCGCGTCGATGCTCGCCGGCACCGGCAGTCTTGCCGGGGCGTGA